One segment of Clarias gariepinus isolate MV-2021 ecotype Netherlands chromosome 6, CGAR_prim_01v2, whole genome shotgun sequence DNA contains the following:
- the mgat3b gene encoding beta-1,4-mannosyl-glycoprotein 4-beta-N-acetylglucosaminyltransferase, protein MKMRRHRVFLLCTVGLCVISFLHYYKALHYVSLLRELTAPYPNIKSFIMVTGFFWKEKATPLSSASPEEGPPPVLRSSETRHQVQEGTGGMGALLDLNMPGEPRAPQPWVRPEEPQQNNPDTEKEDDKMIMWKPSSAVRQGMELVRSNAPSVVVKKQELQHASTPDPLLFLGDLHKRHLTLQEDNTPYFVRTKAGALCFRQGTEIVPSRDDSGAGKSKPTVSGVFHRNILQVAEESNTHAKSVDDSSPSQLKPKRGKRLVKCVCRSGWHGPYCGVPTMVYHSNLPTKDRLTPREKPRRVINAININHEFDLLHARFHELVDAVDIFLVCESNFTAYGERRPLSFLHLLLNGTYDYVRHKILYVFLDHFPEGGRQDGWIADDYLRTFLTRNGMSRVLGLRPDDVFLINDADEIPAREGILFLKLFDGWTEPFAIHMRKSLYGFFWKQLGSLEVVSGCTVGMLKEVYENDGIRLRRREYYTMPNFRKYEKDTGHILVQWSVGSPFHFAGWHCSWCFTPEGIHFKLISAQNGDFPRWGDYEDKRDLNYIRDLIRTGGWFDGSVQEYPPTDPKEHMYAPKYMLDNYENFRYLLENPYVKQPALSGG, encoded by the exons ATGAAAATGCGACGTCATAGAGTGTTTTTGCTTTGCACAGTGGGGCTGTGTGTCATTTCTTTCCTGCACTATTACAAGGCACTGCATTACGTGTCTTTGCTACGGGAACTTACAGCTCCATACCCAAACATCAAGTCCTTTATAATGGTGACTGGATTTTTCTGGAAAGAGAAAGCCACCCCACTGTCCAGTGCTTCTCCAGAAGAGGGACCTCCACCAGTCCTTAGATCTTCAGAGACCAGGCATCAGGTTCAGGAAGGAACCGGAGGCATGGGTGCATTATTGGATTTGAACATGCCTGGAGAGCCCAGAGCACCACAGCCCTGGGTGAGACCGGAGGAACCGCAACAAAACAATCCAGACACTGAG AAGGAAGATGATAAGATGATCATGTGGAAACCCAGTAGTGCAGTTCGCCAAGGAATGGAGCTTGTTCGATCGAATGCTCCCAGTGTGGTAGTGAAGAAGCAGGAACTCCAGCATGCGTCAACTCCAGATCCCCTTCTGTTTCTGGGTGACTTACACAAGAGACACTTAACCCTTCAGGAAGACAACACACCCTACTTTGTTCGCACCAAAGCTGGCGCTCTGTGTTTCCGTCAGGGGACAGAGATTGTGCCATCGAGAGATGATTCTGGGGCAGGTAAAAGTAAGCCTACAGTGTCTGGGGTCTTTCATAGGAACATCTTGCAAGTTGCAGAGGAGTCCAACACTCATGCAAAATCAGTGGATGACTCCAGTCCCAGCCAATTGAAGCCCAAACGCGGCAAGCGTCTCGTAAAGTGCGTATGTCGATCTGGCTGGCATGGTCCTTACTGTGGAGTGCCTACAATGGTGTACCACTCAAATCTGCCCACGAAAGACAGACTGACCCCTCGTGAGAAGCCACGACGTGTCATTAATGCCATTAACATCAACCATGAGTTTGACCTACTCCATGCTCGTTTCCATGAGCTGGTTGATGCTGTTGACATCTTCCTGGTATGCGAATCTAACTTCACAGCATATGGAGAGAGGCGCCCGTTGAGCTTTTTGCATCTGCTGCTCAATGGCACTTACGACTACGTACGTCATAAGATCCTTTATGTGTTCCTGGACCACTTTCCTGAAGGTGGCCGACAGGATGGCTGGATTGCTGACGACTACCTGCGCACTTTCCTTACACGGAATGGCATGAGTCGAGTGCTGGGTTTGCGGCCTGATGATGTTTTTCTCATCAATGATGCTGATGAGATCCCCGCCCGTGAGGGCATTCTTTTTCTCAAGCTGTTTGATGGCTGGACCGAGCCATTCGCCATCCACATGCGCAAATCACTCTATGGCTTTTTCTGGAAGCAGCTTGGCTCTCTCGAAGTGGTTTCAGGATGCACAGTGGGGATGCTGAAAGAGGTCTATGAAAATGACGGTATCCGCTTGCGCCGGAGAGAGTACTACACAATGCCTAATTTTCGCAAATATGAAAAAGACACAGGACACATTTTGGTGCAGTGGTCAGTTGGAAGCCCGTTCCACTTTGCTGGGTGGCACTGCTCCTGGTGCTTCACACCTGAGGGCATCCACTTCAAACTCATATCTGCCCAGAACGGTGACTTCCCCCGCTGGGGTGACTACGAGGACAAGCGGGACCTTAACTACATTCGTGATCTGATCCGGACTGGGGGTTGGTTTGATGGGTCTGTGCAGGAATACCCGCCCACGGACCCTAAAGAGCACATGTATGCCCCCAAGTACATGTTAGACAATTATGAGAACTTTCGTTACCTGCTGGAGAACCCTTATGTCAAGCAGCCTGCATTGAGTGGGGGGTAA